The following coding sequences lie in one Candidatus Nitrospira allomarina genomic window:
- a CDS encoding glycosyltransferase family 4 protein codes for MQSAYRKAISAFNQCSFSPNINKVTRRFTQKHLMRLAVFTSQFPGRVNTFFARDIRPLLEAGIEIDIFPIYPLDPSLWKFVPDILGEDFFPRKRIHHLDLPHDLRYTNRISFPQLRIFLKDTFHITASALRYGVGPVSKSAYVFLKALAWSHQCSDKYDHILGYWGNYAATCAYVFHRLMNRKVPFSIFLHAGTDLYRTPVYMRQKLLYSNNIITCTEFNRKFLQERYSDIFPLISDKIFVHLHGLDLSVLTFDPKNRPPGKILAVGNFSKNKGFDFLLRAACELKHGGVDAEFMLVGDGEEMNNLRKLASELDISEKVSFPGWIMPDEVQSAMRKATILVHPSTGLGDGVPNVIKEAMAIGTPVIASRVAGIPGMLDDGRCGLLVPPQNVTELAKAIKTLLADHPLRLQFANAARDHTEKHFDLWRNGQCLANRLLSTTPL; via the coding sequence TTGCAATCTGCCTATCGAAAAGCAATAAGTGCTTTCAATCAATGTTCATTTTCCCCAAATATTAACAAAGTAACCAGGCGCTTCACCCAAAAACATCTTATGCGGCTTGCTGTTTTCACCAGCCAGTTTCCAGGGCGGGTTAATACGTTCTTTGCCAGGGACATTCGACCCCTTTTGGAGGCGGGTATCGAAATTGACATATTTCCGATCTACCCCCTCGATCCATCCCTGTGGAAGTTCGTTCCTGACATTCTTGGTGAAGATTTTTTCCCCCGGAAAAGGATTCATCACCTCGATCTTCCTCACGACCTTCGATATACTAACCGGATCTCGTTCCCCCAGCTTCGGATTTTTCTGAAGGATACTTTTCATATTACCGCTTCAGCTCTGAGATACGGAGTAGGCCCGGTATCGAAGAGCGCTTACGTATTTCTGAAAGCACTTGCCTGGAGTCATCAGTGCTCTGATAAATACGATCACATTCTGGGGTATTGGGGAAATTATGCAGCAACTTGCGCCTATGTCTTTCATCGGTTGATGAATAGGAAAGTGCCTTTTTCTATTTTTCTCCATGCTGGAACCGATCTTTACCGAACGCCGGTGTATATGAGACAGAAGCTGCTTTATTCCAACAATATCATCACCTGTACGGAATTCAATCGCAAATTTCTGCAGGAACGTTATTCAGACATTTTTCCATTGATCTCAGATAAAATTTTTGTGCACCTCCATGGTTTGGACCTTTCAGTGCTCACTTTTGACCCTAAAAATAGGCCACCGGGAAAAATTCTAGCAGTCGGCAATTTTTCTAAAAACAAGGGTTTTGATTTTCTATTGCGTGCAGCATGTGAGCTGAAACATGGTGGGGTCGATGCTGAGTTTATGCTAGTGGGTGATGGTGAAGAAATGAATAATTTGAGGAAGTTGGCGAGTGAATTGGACATTTCCGAGAAAGTAAGCTTTCCTGGTTGGATAATGCCTGATGAAGTGCAGAGTGCGATGCGGAAAGCGACTATCCTCGTTCATCCTTCAACTGGTTTAGGAGACGGAGTTCCCAATGTCATCAAAGAGGCTATGGCTATTGGGACGCCTGTAATTGCTTCGAGGGTGGCCGGCATTCCCGGTATGTTGGACGATGGGAGGTGTGGCCTTTTGGTGCCCCCTCAAAACGTCACAGAGCTTGCCAAGGCAATAAAGACCCTGCTTGCGGACCATCCATTACGCCTTCAATTCGCAAATGCTGCACGCGACCATACAGAGAAGCATTTCGACCTTTGGAGAAATGGGCAATGTTTGGCTAACCGCCTTCTTTCGACTACACCGCTCTAA
- the wecB gene encoding non-hydrolyzing UDP-N-acetylglucosamine 2-epimerase translates to MMKICTVVGARPNFMKMAPVILELNRRGLRQFCVHTGQHYDAQMSTVFFDELGMPKPDAFLGVGSCSHAEQTARIMVSFEKLCLEQNPTLVVVAGDVNSTLACALVAAKLHIPVAHVESGLRSFDRSMPEELNRIVTDHLSSILFTTEPSGNVNLLKEGISSSQIHFVGNTMIDSLMAHLDKALAGKPWQRFHLEPDCYGLVTLHRPANVDDLPTLTEIGLALQKVSSDLPLLFPVHPRTCDRLKQALPDWPSITIIEPLGYLDFLALMAKSRLVLTDSGGIQEETTILGVPCVTIRPNTERPITIESGTNRLAGVTREGIVGAARDALSQKSLHAVSPSLWDGRAAGRIVDVLEKELGG, encoded by the coding sequence ATGATGAAGATTTGTACCGTGGTAGGGGCCCGTCCCAATTTTATGAAAATGGCGCCGGTTATCCTCGAACTCAATCGGCGTGGATTGCGGCAATTTTGTGTGCATACGGGACAACATTATGATGCGCAAATGTCGACGGTGTTTTTTGATGAATTGGGTATGCCCAAACCGGATGCTTTTTTGGGAGTAGGATCTTGTTCGCATGCAGAACAGACAGCCCGTATTATGGTATCTTTCGAGAAACTCTGTCTGGAGCAAAATCCCACTCTGGTTGTCGTTGCCGGTGATGTTAATTCGACACTTGCCTGTGCGCTCGTTGCTGCCAAACTACACATTCCGGTGGCTCATGTGGAATCGGGCTTGCGCTCGTTTGACCGTTCCATGCCCGAGGAACTTAATAGGATCGTGACCGATCACCTTTCATCTATACTTTTCACGACGGAACCAAGTGGAAACGTTAACTTACTTAAGGAGGGGATTTCCTCAAGTCAGATTCACTTTGTTGGAAATACGATGATTGATAGTCTGATGGCCCATCTTGATAAGGCCCTGGCTGGGAAACCCTGGCAGCGATTTCATCTGGAACCCGACTGCTATGGTTTAGTTACCCTGCATCGGCCTGCCAATGTCGATGACCTTCCCACTCTTACCGAGATTGGCTTGGCCCTGCAGAAAGTTTCTTCCGATCTGCCTCTTTTGTTTCCCGTGCACCCCCGAACTTGTGACAGACTTAAACAAGCCTTACCTGATTGGCCTTCTATTACAATCATCGAACCATTGGGTTATTTGGATTTTTTGGCCTTAATGGCCAAGTCTCGGTTGGTTCTTACCGATTCAGGTGGAATTCAGGAAGAAACCACGATTTTGGGTGTACCTTGTGTCACGATACGCCCCAATACCGAACGTCCCATTACCATAGAATCGGGAACTAATCGGCTGGCAGGAGTTACCAGGGAAGGTATTGTCGGGGCTGCCAGAGATGCTCTCTCTCAAAAGTCTTTACACGCCGTATCACCCTCGCTTTGGGACGGAAGGGCGGCCGGTCGGATTGTTGATGTGTTAGAAAAAGAGCTGGGAGGATAG
- a CDS encoding glycosyltransferase family 4 protein gives MHLVFLTQYFPPEVGAPQARLSELCRHFVQHGHSVTVLTGMPNYPQGKILDGYGGVIRRETSGGIDIIRTFIYPTQKANFIYRLTNYFSFALSSAFLGSFVLPRADYLFVESPPLFLGLSGFWLSRLKRTRMIFNVSDLWPESAVELGVLDKNSFAYQLSARLEKFCYQQAWLITGQSKSIMADIRTRFPDRPTFHLSNGVDTKVFHPDRKTQEASETIGKGKDCIVLYAGLHGLAQGLEQALAAAELLRKEDDLKFVLIGSGPRKNSLVEQARQDNLNNVCFLESRPAREIPALVAAADIILVPLKMYITGAVPSKLYEAMASGRPVILVAGGEAAEIVRDHQTGMVVEPGDVASLVQAIRTLFTQPDLRKTLGENGRRVAEQYFDRTTIAGRFIDHLETCL, from the coding sequence ATGCACCTTGTATTTTTGACCCAATACTTCCCACCTGAAGTTGGAGCACCACAGGCGCGACTTTCAGAGTTATGTCGTCATTTTGTCCAGCACGGTCATTCTGTCACGGTGTTGACAGGCATGCCTAATTATCCCCAAGGAAAAATTCTCGACGGATACGGTGGAGTTATTCGACGCGAAACTTCTGGGGGGATAGATATTATTCGGACTTTCATTTATCCGACACAAAAAGCTAACTTTATCTATAGATTAACGAACTATTTTTCATTTGCCCTGTCGTCAGCTTTCTTGGGTTCCTTTGTTCTTCCCCGAGCTGATTATTTGTTTGTCGAAAGCCCCCCACTTTTTTTAGGGTTGTCCGGATTTTGGTTAAGCAGGTTGAAGCGGACGCGAATGATTTTTAATGTTTCAGACCTCTGGCCTGAATCGGCAGTGGAGTTAGGAGTTTTGGATAAGAATAGTTTTGCCTATCAATTAAGCGCACGACTGGAAAAGTTTTGCTATCAGCAGGCATGGCTGATAACGGGCCAATCCAAGAGTATCATGGCGGACATTCGGACCCGCTTTCCTGATCGTCCGACTTTTCATCTTTCCAATGGCGTTGATACCAAAGTGTTTCATCCTGACAGAAAGACCCAGGAAGCCTCCGAAACAATAGGCAAGGGCAAAGACTGTATAGTGTTATATGCCGGGTTACATGGTCTGGCTCAAGGCTTGGAGCAGGCACTGGCTGCGGCAGAACTGCTTCGGAAAGAGGACGATTTGAAGTTTGTACTTATTGGAAGCGGCCCCAGGAAAAATTCCTTGGTTGAGCAGGCCAGACAGGATAATTTAAATAACGTATGTTTTCTGGAATCCCGCCCGGCCCGGGAGATTCCGGCGTTGGTTGCCGCCGCCGATATTATATTGGTTCCACTAAAGATGTACATCACTGGAGCGGTCCCCTCCAAGTTATACGAAGCCATGGCTAGCGGACGTCCAGTGATATTGGTTGCGGGTGGCGAAGCAGCAGAAATCGTGCGCGACCACCAAACTGGAATGGTGGTAGAGCCGGGAGATGTCGCCAGCCTGGTACAGGCCATTCGGACTTTGTTTACCCAACCTGACCTTCGTAAGACCTTAGGAGAGAATGGTCGTCGAGTGGCTGAACAATATTTTGATCGGACCACCATTGCCGGGCGCTTCATTGACCATTTGGAAACTTGCTTATGA